The Theobroma cacao cultivar B97-61/B2 chromosome 1, Criollo_cocoa_genome_V2, whole genome shotgun sequence genome contains the following window.
ATTGTTGAGATCTCttatctaaattaaaaaaggaaaagaattaaTACGAAATTCAACCATATTTAATGCAATCTGAACATGGAAGGACAAAAGAATTGACGATTTCATCGAAAATTAgtcaataatttaattaaaaatatatatttttttaaagtaaatttaaTACCGTAGTTAATAATTAGAGTGGCAGAGAAAGATGGTAGGTGGAATCTGTTGTCATGGTTTAACAGTCCATAATCCGTacaaataacttcaatttgtACCAAGGAAGAGGAGAGAAAACTGTTACCCAAGATCCATCCAAAGATAATTATATCGAGAATTTCACCTCACTGGCTCTCTAGTACGAAAAATATCACAAAGATCCATAGCAGTGACTAACAAAAAGACACCAAGTGCAGCGATTATATTGATGTTGGAAGCCCTCGAACAAAGACAGGAAGAGAGGGATCTCATCAAAGACATTAAGACAAAGATACACTTACCTCACTAAGTTATAGACAAGTACTGGAAACTGCCTCTTTAATTTGTCATGGTGACCGCCATTAAAACAGCAGTGCGCCACCAGCAATGGCAGCATGTAATTGAACAATAGTATCTGAAAACCTGCTAGAATTATAACCTGTTGCATTTAATTGCTCTTCCAGGAGAAGGTGATAACCTTTGCAGAACAGATTCAACAATTTGTCACTGTTCGCAACATATCTCAGAAGTAACAGGTTCTCATACTGAGGACTGATTTCCAGGTCGCTGTTTTTCATTAGTGTGGGAAGCAATGACATTCTGGAATATTTTGCTTCCATTAGTATTTAGTACTTATAGCATTCAAAACTTCATGACCGTTCTCATTTACAAATACCACATTCATCTCAAGGTCTGttataaaagaattaagaaacacataaaataaaaggattctttttccatctttatcattcattttctttttcccaaaGCCAGAATCTGTTGAACCTTGGTGCCAGAAAATTTGGCATTGTTAGTGTTCCATTAATTGGATGCTGCCCATGCCTAAGGGCTTTAAACAGCTCCGGGGGGTGTATATATGCAAGCGTTGAATGCATGTGCTCAAATGTTCAACAAAGATGTTGGATTCCTCCTCCAGAAGTTAAGCTCAGAATTCAGATAGTTGGAACAATTAATTTCCTTCGACACATGGTAAACAATCACATTAACTACCGTCAATTAGTATATTTAATGTGGAAAATATATAGATAGCACCCTAATAAATGTTCAGTACGACGCTTATTAACAAAATCCTAAAACTAAAACTCATGCCTTGAAAAGTACAGGTGGTTATATCAGTGAACCTTATGTCTTGAAAGCCCCAGATGAAACCAGTAATTTGTGATTAACTGGAAAAAATCACCTTTATTCAAACAAGTACAATTAGGGTTGCTCGGTGGAATCACAGTCAAAGGCAagacattagcatcaccactCGAGCTTGACTCGAGCATTTAGACTGGTATGAGTTTTGGATACATATAGATTTTAGAATTAAAGACAGGCCAAGCATCAAGGCATGGATGGTTTGAAATAGCTGCCTAGCTGTCAAATAAATTCTTCAGAATGATTTTACATTATCGGAAGGGAATTGACTGTTGCATGTTCATAAAAAACAGGGAAGGGCTAAGAAAACCTGTCAAGCCTACTTCTTGCAGGAAATAATCTAGTTTACAGTTTACACTACCCATGTTATTGTACTAGAATTATAAGGACAGTAATATCTCGCTGTCAATATACTAGAATACAAGGAAACAAATGCAAGGTTCAGAATGGAGGAAATTCATTGTTTCATGAATAATCTATGAAGAAATTTTTGGACGCATGAAGGGATGGAGAAATTTCTGAGCAGGATGAAAATGACTAACATTGTTTTTACCAATAGAGGACACGAAAAGAACATAGAGAGTTCACGTTGGCAGGTCATCCAAGGAGCTAAGACATGTCGCCACATAAGTTTTTTCACCAATGATTTTCTCACAAGGGGCCGTTGACATGATGATTCTTCCAATAATTTTCCCCCCCAGGGGGCAAGGTTTCTTTGGAAGTATTGTATAATCCCTCCATCGTGTTTCCACTGTCTCCACGATTGATTGGGAATGTGATCCAGCCCTTTGCAAAGCTGGTGGGGTTGGATATTACGCCACCAGGATGCCACCAGGCTAGCTCCCTGTAAGCCTCTAACGAATCAGCAGACTAGAGAGAAAATAACATGAGAAAAGGTGCGAAAGGGCGGCAATGAGATGAACCCATAATTCATAACcccttttacttttcttttttaacgaCAACATTCTTAATCTTTACTAGAAAATCACCCTCTAGAAGAATCAAAACCCATTACTTGATTTAATCTTTACAATATAACATACTGAAACAGGGAAATTCATAGATGCCAAATAATTAACTAGGCCACCGACGGACCGCAAAAGATCGAGGAGTGGTTGAGGGAATCCTTATTAaatctttgatttttaatcatttttttcccTCAAAATATTATAGTATTACACTGATACTTCAAGCTCCTTTTGATGTAATTCCTATTCCTTTATGGTAATGGAATGAcgttttattgttttgttcttaataGAGTGCAAATTAAGATTGTTCTTCGTCAACTTCAAGGCTTATATGTtaatgacaaatatttttttttcataaaaaaagtTGAGAAAATTGGCATTCTTAAGTATTGCAAAAAGgcgaaagagaaaattatgagaaataGTATTTCTTGATAAggacattttaaaaataactatcaaaataaatttaactatttttaatcatatttagtcatgacttgacaaaaatgctcttgaaattatttcaaataaattaaaccattcattacaatttctcttcatttgtgtttctgatttctctctctcaccattTCAGgctctcaaattttatcgatttctctTTTCGGTATTCGTTCGCTATGctttcgatttctctctcctacattttcagatttctcttttttacaCTTTCAAAACACCAAGCAATGGTTTTGATGTGCTTGGGTGTATGGCTATTTGAAAAATTcgatttttaagtatttttgaTAAAACTAGAATGGTAGAAATAATCACAAATGtataaaatagtttttaattgaatcaattcaGGACCTAAACATCAATAAacacaaaaaattgaaatttataaacctaagttttaaaaaaaaatttttatttttggttgaaataggtgttttagataagaaactttatgttttgatttatgaaaacataTTAGAAACATTTTAATCGGTgccaaattgtcaaaaaaacaaaagaaatgaagagagttgagaagatttaaaattttggttcgtaaataacaacaaaattttagatattaaagtgtaacaaaatatttttaaatatatcatgcaacaacaatattttttcaacataacatgtaacaacattttttaacCATAGCGtgtaatatgtttttttacatagcgtgtaacaacagTATTTTTNaacaacctaaccatgacGTGTTATATATTTCTGTACATAacgtgtcacatgtttctgtgcatggtgtgtaacaacctaatcaTGGCGTGTCATATGTTTTTGcacatgacgtgtcacatatttttgtacatgacatataacatatttttgtacatgacgtgtaaccTTTTTAaaccatgacgtgtaacatatttttgtacatgacgtataataaattattttttaaatatgacatgtaacaatCTAACTATGACgtgtaacatatttttgtacatggcgtataataacattatttttttaaacatgacgtgtaacaatctaaccatgacgtgtcacatgtttttgtacatgacgtgtcacatgtttctgtcatggtgtgtaacaacctaatcaTGGCGTGTTACATGTTTCtgtacatgacgtgtcacatttttttgtacataatgtgtaacaacctaataatggcatgtcacatatttttacacatagcgtgtaacatatttttgtacatgacgtgtaatatCATAGTGTGTAATTTCATTAAGAGTAATTTTGTCCAAAGAgagttatttttgaaaatattttatctttaaaggttatttttaaaaatgtccAAAGAGAAATGCATGGTTTCGAATGAATTTGGCAAAGGAtaggaattaaattattgGTAAGCAAAAGAATTATCAAAATTCTCCTTGTCTAATAAATTAACTCATTTGCTTTATATTCTTTGTAttgttcttaaaataaaggACTTTCATTTGGAATCATTTCCCTTTGGGAGTGTAGACTCATTTACGCAGGAAATACCGCCGGGATGATCATAGTCTTTGACAGGTTGGAACAACGACACCTTTAGCTTTTCTTGTTTGTTCACGTACAACATTCCCAATATAAATAGTCAACCCATGGTTTAATTTCATAAAGGTACCTGAGAGGCcaaaaaacaataaagaaaGGAGTCTAAACCTGCGTCGACATAGCCGCGGTCTCATGGCAAAGAGGTATACTTCATATTTTCTTGGTGCTTTTGTGTCGGTTGCAGTAACTTTGGCCCTGCTCCAGGCTGAGGCAGCAGCACCGGCTGTTTACATATTCGGAGACTCAACTCTTGATGTTGGCACCAATGTCTTCATACCCGAGTGCCTCGCAAAGGCAGACGTCTATTTCAATGGTATCGATTTCCCTTACTCGGTGCCAACGGGGAGATTCAGCAACGGCCTTAACACTGCTGATGAAATAGGTTCACACAAATCCACCATTGTTTCATTGCTAGCGGACTGACATGCATTTTCGTTTCCTTTACGTTACCATATCAGTTCTTCATTGATGACATGTTTAATTTGTTTAGTGAGACTGTTGGGTTGGAAGAGGAGTCCACCACCTTTTCTCTACCTTCTCAATGATAAGTCGACTTTCAAGCAGAATATACTCCAGGGTGCCAACTTTGCTTCTGGAGGATCGGGAATTATAAACACTACTGGACAGACACAATTCGTGAGCTATTTCATTTTTCCATTATATTATCTCTAATTCCTCTTTAAACACTAATTAtcacaaatatatatttaacatatGCAGGTCATCGTCAAGGAATCTCCATTAATAGTTACTGATTTCTCACtgatttcctttctttttttttacttgtaaACTGCCCTGAATGAGAAAAATCATCTGCAGAATAGGGTTATATCCTTGGAGGACCAGATTAAACAGTTTTCAACCGTTCGTTCGAATATCACAAACATGACGGGTAGCGATGCAGCAACTGATAGGATTCTTTCGAAAGCATTCTTTCTTATCAGCATTGGAAGCAATGACATCCTTGAGTACCTGCTTAATCTTACCACACCACCAATGTCCATCCCGGAGTTCAATGTCACCCTGTTATCCACATACGAAAACCATTTAAAGGTTCGACACACTTAGCCTAAACTGtggttgaaatttttttggaaAGGAAAGCTAATTACATTTAGCATCTATTGTTGCTCTACCATGTCAGACTCTGTATGACCTTGGAGCCCGAACGTTTGGCATTTTAGCTGTTCCACCGATTGGGTGCACCCCATTTGCTCGCGCTGTTTTCACTCAAGATGGTAGCTGTTTCGAACCAGCTGAACAGTTTGCACAAGCCTTCTATGTAGAAGTAGCAGCCTTGTTAAAACAGTTTAGCTCTGCAGTCCAAGATATAAGGTATTCACTGGGGAATACGTATTTGATGACCACTACTATGATGGAAGATATGTTAGCCTTTGGTAAGCTTATAATCATCTACacttttttgaagaaaaaaaaaaccagagaTAGAGAGGAATAACAGTAGTTTTCCTAACTCTCCAACTTCTTATTTAGGTTTCAGGAACATTGCAGCAGCTTGCTGTGGAAATGGAACTTACAAATGCAATCAAACGGCCAGCTTCTGTGCAAATCGCGACGAGTACTTATTCTGGGACCAGTTTCATCCATCACAGAGAGCTTCCGAGTTGGCAGCCCTAACTCTATTTGGTGCCTCAGAATCGCTTGCGGCGCCCATGAATTTTAGTCAGTTGCTTGGGGTTAACGTTTAGTAGTAACTCCGCTGACATTATTCTCACATGTTTGTATCACTTTGTTTGTAACCACAAAGGATATAGAATCTGGGATGTTCCATATCGTCTTTTTCAAGCATGAACCAAATAGCCATGGATTAGACTTCTTTGTACTCACAAAGACCATGACTAGAGGTTATCAACCTTCTCAATTTAATAATTGCATGGGATCCTATGTATTTTGCAAATAAGTGTACGATCAATTTTAGTGAGGTACCAGCCGCTTTGTCATCATATTACAAGTTCTTACAGTAtctttctagaccattattttaattttaagttctTTAATTTAGGTATCTCGTTTGTTTCTATATGCATTCTTTGAGGAGAATGAGAGCCTTTAATCAAATCGAATCCAACAGTTTGaataattttgattactaATTTCAAGTTTGATTGGTTTTTATATTAGATGGCTCAGATCGTTCACCTAATCTATTGTTTGATTGAGAAAATGGCTTACATCAGGTGGGTTTAGACTTCAGATAGCTTGATAGGATGCTTCAATCATGTGTCCATCTAGAATCAAGTTTCAAAACAAAGTTGTCACAAGTTTCATGAATTCGATGGGATATGACTTCACCTCTGACTTCAACCAAAAACAAGCATTGTAGTTATACTTTGTCATGGTCCTGGAATTAGGATTGACCCAGAGGTCCTCATTCCTCCCTTGGATTGAGATCCCTCGTGAACATCTCAATGATCATTgtgaatttatttgaaaaccTAAGATTTAATCGGGCAAATCAATGCATTATGCAGATCAAAACCTTTTCCGAGGCATTTAACTTATTGTGTTGAATCTGTAGCCACGTGGAAGTTAAGCTAATTATTGATTACTGATGAAATTAACAAAGAATTCCTATGCTATGTATGAATATGacatttcttcaaattttgcaAAGCAATGCATGCAGATTCGACAAACCTCTAGGTTCTTGATTTCTTTATCATGTGGAGGATCTCGATATGCCGGATAGAATGCTCTGTAAAAATAGGAGAGTTGCTTTGCGGAAGCATTTAGATTGTTGAGTTGGGATTGCACTCCTAAGCTGCAACGCTCCGTATAGGATGACTGATGAAATTTCTTATGCACATGCCCACCTCCTGCAAGGAAGTTCTGGGATCTCCACTAACAACGGTTTGCTTGCAACTTTACAAATCACAAGATGTCCTAGGTGTGCTCTATACCATTATATTTCTCAGAAAAGTATATCAGAAAACAGGAAAAAATCGTTTATTCCATCAATGACAAGTGATTTTACACCTTCAGAAAGTCATTAAGATTTCAGGGAGTTACAAGCTCCTAAGTTCAAAGTCTTTCAAATTCTTGAGTCGCCTAAAACTACTAAAGtacctctttttctttctcccaaataaaaaaattcaagaaacaAATGATCATATTGAAAGAGCAatgaaaaatatgtgattCCATATACATTGTTGCTATACATGGTTCAGAACTGCATTGGCAGATTGATGAGCAAAATACTTTTGCCTCACGTAAACATATGGGTAACCAATAAATGATAGAAAGTGAGCAGGCTTTGAGAAGGAAAGTATTTCATACCACACTTGGTCATTCTCGTCCAGCTCAATAGAAAAGCGTTCTTCCCCAGCCTGATTTCCAGCAGACATTCCAAACCATGTTAGCATCAATCGGGCTATCTAATATGCAGAACCAAGCAACAATAGAAACTGATTGCAGAGGCAGAAAAAACACTTCATACATACAACAAACCATCGCAAACTTCAGGAAACATTACAATTTCATGTTTGAGAATTAAAATCAGAAGAATAAAGCACTAACCAGTAGGTGACCTTGTAAGGTGCCACTACCGAAACCAAAGGAGGCTACAGCCTTCTTAGTCTTAGCACTTTTGCTTTCCTTTACATACACCACTTGGAGAGGCATCATGACCCAGGGTAGAAACTCCTTGACACAAACACAGAATTTCACCCCATTTTGAATCGGAGTCTTGGGATCAACAAATGCccaatttaatccaaaatgCCTGCAGAAAGTAGCAAGGTATATGACTAGGATAGTCCTCTCAGTAACAGTTCTCTACATCTGCCAAAAACAATGTACAAAAACCACAAACCTCCAATTCTGCAGAGCTGCCTTGCCTTTCTCATAGGTCTGGAGACCAGAACCAACTAAAACACGTGCATGATTGACTAAATAACCATCTTTGGAGAGCTCCTTATCTTCCTTGATGCAAGACACAGGCTTAGCAGTAGCTCCTTTATATTTGGTGTCATAGTTGAATGTACCTGACCTGGTCATAATTTACACAAGAAAACTGGGTAATTTCACccccaaaaaggaaaacagaaggaaagagaaataAACATAGTTAAGATTCAAAAGTCAACTAGCACTATCATTTACTTGTTAATGCAAGATTTCTGTTGTTCAGGAGAAGGTCGAGCCCAGCACAAGAAAACCATGTCTGTCCAAATAACATGAATAATCCTCAGTCATCCATACTCATAGCATATCACCCTTTATATTCAGCTAAATATTTGGTACATAGATCACTTAAATTAGGcgaattttcaaaaaaatgttAGCTTTAAATAAGAAATGTCCACAAGTAGTGAGTTGAATATCTTCGTCGAAGATgtcatctttttttcttttctgtgaagaaaaatgattaaacTTGCAATTAAGAAACCAGAAAAGAGAAGTTCACCTGTTATCCAAGAAAAGCAAGTTGAATTCTGTGCTTCGATATTCAATTAATTTCGCTATGAAATTGGCTGACAGAACACTTACAGGAAAGGGAAGGCAAGAGGTCGAAAAGGGCCGACAAAGATATGGGCCTGTCGTCGACGAGAAGCTGACCTGGCACACAAATTACAGTGGGCTTCCCACCCAGTACTCAGACCCAAAATTGATTTGCAGCGGGCCAAAAATGCCCAAGGTTATGGAACGACAGCGGTTAAGCTGAAAACTCTTGTACGTTCTGCTTCCTTCGAAGGCCTCCTACTTCGACTTCAGGTGAACATCAAAAAACAACTCGACGATtcgattattatttttttcagaTAATATTATTCGTTTGGTGATCACCTattagaaaatgaaattgtgACGAGGCTGGAATTCAGCAGAGATTGTAAAATGAAGAAGTCGCCATTGCCGGTGCAAAACCTTAGCGGCAAAGAGAAGCAGCGGGGATGTGGAAAAGAAGCTTTGGTTAAGCTCTTGAGATGGCATTTCGGTCATCCAGATTTCAGAGGCAAACAGTTGGAAGCCATCGAAGCCGTTTTATCAGGTATTGCTTAAacagaaaatttaatttcatctctgattcctttttctttttcgaaaattctttgaatttaaccatttcttttttatttgcaGGAAGAGATTGTTTTTGTCTGATGCCGACTGGAGGAGGAAAATCAATGTGTTATCAAATCCCTGCGCTGGCTAAAACGGGAATTGTGCTCGTCGTTTCTCCATTGATAGGTGGATGAATTTCTtctatttgattttgtttttttcttttacttattgAAGGAATTTTTAACTTgcaaaactttcttttttcccatttttcattGGTTTTAAGTGGGAGGGATATTGCTCTTCCGTTTGTTTCTCCAATTTCATCCGCAGCTTTGATGGTAAGTACATTGCAGCTTTCTTCTAGCATAATTTGTCTTTTTACTTCcacgaaatttttaatttttggaatttttttgcCTATTAGGAAAACCAAGTAATGGCattgaaagagaaaggaaTTGCTGCTGAATTTCTCTCCTCAACTCAAACGTCACAGGTGAAGAACAAGGTAATTTAAGTTCGGCACTGATTGTTAAGCTTGAGGTTCATTTGGTACTGGGAAGCCTTTGGTTAATAACATCTTTCTGGTTTTAATCTTTACAAAAAACTAGATTAGTTGTAATGagcatgttattatgttct
Protein-coding sequences here:
- the LOC18610687 gene encoding GDSL esterase/lipase At5g33370 — encoded protein: MAKRYTSYFLGAFVSVAVTLALLQAEAAAPAVYIFGDSTLDVGTNVFIPECLAKADVYFNGIDFPYSVPTGRFSNGLNTADEIVRLLGWKRSPPPFLYLLNDKSTFKQNILQGANFASGGSGIINTTGQTQFNRVISLEDQIKQFSTVRSNITNMTGSDAATDRILSKAFFLISIGSNDILEYLLNLTTPPMSIPEFNVTLLSTYENHLKTLYDLGARTFGILAVPPIGCTPFARAVFTQDGSCFEPAEQFAQAFYVEVAALLKQFSSAVQDIRYSLGNTYLMTTTMMEDMLAFGFRNIAAACCGNGTYKCNQTASFCANRDEYLFWDQFHPSQRASELAALTLFGASESLAAPMNFSQLLGVNV
- the LOC18610688 gene encoding UPF0548 protein At2g17695 gives rise to the protein MVFLCWARPSPEQQKSCINKSGTFNYDTKYKGATAKPVSCIKEDKELSKDGYLVNHARVLVGSGLQTYEKGKAALQNWRHFGLNWAFVDPKTPIQNGVKFCVCVKEFLPWVMMPLQVVYVKESKSAKTKKAVASFGFGSGTLQGHLLAGEERFSIELDENDQVWYEILSFSKPAHFLSFIGYPYVYVRQKYFAHQSANAVLNHV